The following are encoded in a window of Thunnus albacares chromosome 17, fThuAlb1.1, whole genome shotgun sequence genomic DNA:
- the LOC122966881 gene encoding interferon-induced very large GTPase 1-like isoform X3: MEVENNDNTAAGGGGGSEIQSVIPSMTNDKEERAAKKKCDPVSEPGEAQHSENNDKSTGGESEITSVLTATNEKVMPELTLVLVGDTNSIEIGSKNILFDQTNVEQFSSKLYDLCGRHISVINMLGLQNIDKFPLNREVHAFLLLLTNGLHNSQYSSGVQWLEKAFGKESLAYLMTVVTHKSDEECESAVTDLKVYNSFAEKRYHTCTKSMMDEREIIALLEKIDVMVSENDPHCYGGLMCDDNKEQKDLLDHKSQEEERINSSVSQQNQTGTNMDEDGNKDKQSVNISKERNRKEQAEIETLLSRLHLQDKYEKKLTPGDFLKIGPSVKQHSDTSEKDLAHTFLQKLMMLDYRARYIPVKQDSPEMSHSMCDPVFDTVDTEDIDLEALLSTSVDSNQPKQSHVHPMDVQMAVFHCSDSFLKQNMITKLSRCQYALPLLVPDLVTMDIECPLWTFRQIRKSWKITQTKDDSNIVTMKSMPICKAETSMVSFFRLGSLSVSKSQLMSTLINDRHSTFFHRNSPGSTKSRHLLDGVAEIAWYCPAGKPNDAFTDCIAFCNLHGDAVMNEKQRKILTEKSSVNVVLFPTLNKSDQSTTVVSALLKSPKPLICLIVDNDCGAVKIKEGKYKMGLKDRSWSDVSEELKGIIGKLLSEPHTSFQLETMAEVSGIKVDEDDEVCKKGKCAAMKIVNLLKEMDVSKIKDEYLPCQGKLWHDWCKINKEQYHLKGEEGETEKAKKQQELERKRQEQCAASCSKLIKLFIESLSSLPSEEREYFLKWIHILIDALSTDDLSSILQKYDEKWSEVLDLKKKHDKSDQLISKQTELEKISAKLQSATFGLEHIFREIGQIYEAHKSLQEQTTMEETYWSKYPELAAELMISGHPMELMDGDAGHVPLTWISSLLDEVIKKMGDQRVFVLSVLGVQSSGKSTMLNAMFGLQFAVSAGRCTKGAFMQLVKVSDEMKKDFQFDYVLVVDTEGLHALELAGNATLHHDNELATFVVGLGNMTLINIFGENPADMQDVLQIVVQAFMRMKKVKLSPSCVFVHQNVTDIAAVEKNMDGKRRLQEKLDQMAKLAAKEEVCDAECFSHVISFDVKEDVKYFAQLWEGSPPMAPPNPGYSESIQDLKNFILSKASQSKGTTLSQFKSNIEDLWNALLKENFVFSFKNTLEIAVYRKLEVQYGNWTWTLRSKMLTIENQLYTSIENGKLDKVELSYLHQEMSKTYGEIKKGMTTFFDDDRDKEMLVQWRGRFESKIKEFHDEQVEGVKRKLDEVIQQKNACKKLDDKKTEFENKLLQKSKELAHELKDRAKNDEELQKQFNRVWSVWVTDLTVNIKSIEDIKLEDDQFTILRGLGFEWSLIDDSKTCGNYKNISVTGDYSHYVNPKKNQSLGYKSQQCQNEKKKQTQEQGKWDKMVEYVENKKEQMVNYFKGSLSCDERKMIRSFIEDIEQQSLNAIKSKPVATRGYSPTYLQEVAKNVKEIVTEFESKSKYVLKKEFTVDLLLYVFDKAASWISESHKKFRMNNDALIYLESKKMQYNNIFKSFCKGNSSAVVFGELICEKLKVSTVEAVCNKTAIDLAGEMRCSFPAFKGNRLNLEKHVLKSLAEKEDFDGFINYIQRPRSQVESFIKEEVKRYVFTEHKDKALNIHKKNVEDINKLVSQALFTATEKVKAQRGDTDMWLKEFSSLLNDELTFDTICAQNFSDINKFDFLKEEIEKGLPSIIEELSSLSLGKMKEFRLRPEQILIDQLCNCCWVTCPFCAAVCTNTLENHSPDDHSVPFHRSFAVIGTHFRESVEMCIDFCTTRVASDTSFYINDDSDETLLYKEYRKAGPRFANWSITPDGSKLPYWKWFVSQFQKQLEDHYKLKLKGLGEIPEEWNFSKADAIKSLDEMC, translated from the exons ATGGAGGTGGAGAACAATGACAacacagcagctggagggggaggagggtctGAAATCCAATCTGTGATACCGTCTATGACAAATGACAAAG AGGAGCGTGCTGCTAAAAAGAAG TGTGATCCAGTGAGTGAACCTGGTGAAGCTCAACACTCAGAAAACAATGACAAGAGCACAGGAGGAGAGTCTGAAATCACATCCGTACTGACTGCAACCAATGAGAAAG tgaTGCCTGAGCTCACACTTGTGTTAGTTGGTGACACAAATTCCATTGAGATTGGAtcaaaaaacatcttatttgACCAAACAAATGTGGAACAGTTTTCATCCAAACTATATGATTTGTGTGGTCGGCACATATCTGTCATTAACATGCTTGGTCTTCAAAACATCGACAAATTCCCATTAAACAGGGAAGTTCATGCCTTTCTCTTACTGTTAACAAATGGTCTGCATAACAGCCAGTACAGTTCAGGAGTGCAGTGGTTAGAAAAAGCTTTTGGGAAAGAGTCACTTGCTTATTTAATGACAGTTGTGACTCATAAGTCAGATGAAGAATGTGAAAGTGCAGTGACAGACTTAAAAGTCTATAACAGTTTTGCTGAAAAAAGGTACCACACATGTACAAAAAGTATGATGGATGAAAGAGAGATAATAGCTCTGTTAGAAAAAATAGATGTCATGGTCTCTGAAAATGATCCACACTGCTATGGTGGACTGATGTGTGATGACAATAAAGAGCAGAAAGACCTGCTGGACCACAAATCccaggaagaagaaaggatCAATTCTTCTGTGTCTCAGCAAAATCAAACAG GTACCAATATGGATGAGGATGGAAACAAGGATAAG CAGTCAGTGAACATTTctaaagagagaaacaggaaggaGCAAGCAGAAATTGAAACACTGCTCAGCAGACTTCATCTACaagacaaatatgaaaaaaagttgACACCAGGTGACTTTCTTAAAATAGGACCATCTGTGAAACAGCACAGTGACACATCTGAGAAAGATCTCGCTCACACTTTTCTTCAGAAGCTGATGATGTTAGACTACAGAGCCAGATATATTCCTGTAAAACAAGACAGTCCTGAGATGAGCCATTCAATGTGTGATCCAGTGTTTGACACTGTTGACACAGAAGACATTGACTTGGAAGCTCTTCTTAGCACCAGTGTAGACTCTAATCAGCCAAAACAGTCTCATGTGCATCCAATGGATGTTCAAATGGCAGTATTTCACTGCTCAGACAGCTTTCTTAAGCAGAACATGATTACAAAGCTATCACGGTGTCAGTACGCCTTACCTTTGCTTGTTCCTGACCTAGTTACAATGGATATTGAGTGTCCTCTGTGGACATTCAGACAAATAAGAAAAAGCTGGAAGATAACTCAAACTAAAGATGATTCAAACATTGTCACCATGAAGAGTATGCCCATCTGCAAAGCTGAGACATCCATGGTGTCATTTTTCCGTCTTGGTTCACTATCAGTGTCTAAATCTCAGCTGATGAGCACTTTGATCAACGACCGTCATAGCACCTTCTTCCACAGAAACAGTCCAGGAAGCACCAAATCTCGCCATTTGTTGGATGGTGTGGCAGAGATTGCATGGTACTGCCCAGCTGGAAAACCAAATGATGCCTTCACTGACTGCATTGCCTTCTGTAATCTTCATGGTGATGctgtgatgaatgaaaaacagcGAAAAATACTGACGGAAAAATCTTCAGTCAATGTTGTTCTGTTTCCAACTCTGAACAAAAGTGACCAAAGTACTACAGTTGTCTCAGCCCTTCTCAAGTCTCCAAAACCTCTAATTTGTCTCATTGTTGATAATGATTGTGGTGCAGTTAAGATCAAGGAGGGAAAATACAAAATGGGTCTGAAAGACAGAAGCTGGTCAGATGTTTCTGAAGAGTTGAAAGGAATCATTGGAAAACTCTTGTCTGAACCACATACATCCTTCCAGCTAGAAACCATGGCTGAGGTCTCTGGAATCAAAGTGGATGAAGATGACGAAGTctgcaaaaaaggaaaatgtgctGCTATGAAAATAGTGAATTTACTTAAAGAGATGGATGTTTCAAAGATCAAAGATGAATATCTGCCTTGTCAAGGCAAACTGTGGCATGACTGGTGCAAAATAAACAAGGAACAGTATCACCTCAAAGGGGAAGAAGGGGAGACTGAGAAAgctaaaaaacaacaggaaTTGGAGAGAAAACGTCAAGAACAATGTGCTGCTTCCTGTAGTAAACTGATCAAGTTGTTCATTGAAAGCCTCTCATCTCTGCcatcagaggagagagagtaTTTCCTGAAATGGATTCACATCTTAATAGATGCACTTTCAACAGATGATCTGTCTTCAATTCTccaaaaatatgatgaaaaatggtCTGAAGTCTTGGAtttgaagaagaaacatgacAAATCTGATCAGCTAATAAGCAAGCAAACTGAACTTGagaaaatatcagcaaaacTGCAGTCAGCTACTTTTGGCTTAGAGCACATCTTCAGAGAAATTGGACAGATCTATGAAGCCCATAAATCTCTGCAGGAACAAACAACGATGGAAGAGACTTACTGGTCTAAATACCCTGAGCTGGCTGCAGAGCTGATGATATCAGGACACCCAATGGAGCTGATGGATGGTGATGCAGGTCATGTGCCTTTAACATGGATCTCTAGTCTTTTAGATGAAGTCATCAAGAAAATGGGAGATCAgagagtttttgttttgtcagttttgggtGTACAAAGCAGTGGAAAATCAACCATGCTGAATGCCATGTTTGGATTACAGTTTGCAGTAAGTGCTGGCAGGTGCACCAAGGGTGCCTTCATGCAGCTGGTCAAAGTGTCAGATGAGATGAAGAAAGACTTTCAGTTTGACTATGTTCTAGTGGTGGACACTGAAGGACTGCATGCTCTGGAGTTAGCAGGTAACGCTACTCTTCACCACGACAATGAACTGGCAACATTTGTCGTTGGTCTGGGAAACATGACATTGATCAACATCTTTGGAGAGAATCCAGCTGACATGCAAGATGTCCTGCAGATAGTTGTTCAGGCTTTCATGAGGATGAAGAAAGTTAAACTTTCTCcaagttgtgtgtttgttcaccAGAATGTTACAGATATTGCAGCTGTAGAGAAAAACATGGATGGAAAGAGACGACTGCAAGAAAAACTGGACCAGATGGCCAAACTGGCCGCTAAAGAGGAGGTTTGTGATGCTGAGTGCTTCAGTCATGTTATTTCATTTGATGTGAAGGAAGATGTGAAGTATTTTGCCCAACTGTGGGAGGGAAGTCCACCCATGGCTCCTCCAAATCCAGGTTATAGTGAGAGCATCCAGGATTTAAAGAACTTCATCCTCTCTAAAGCTTCACAGTCTAAAGGGACAACTCTCTCACAGTTCAAAAGCAACATCGAGGACCTGTGGAATGCCCTTCTGAAAGAAAACTTTGTTTTCAGCttcaaaaacacacttgaaattGCAGTGTACAGAAAACTTGAGGTCCAGTATGGGAACTGGACCTGGACCCTGAGGAGCAAAATGTTGACCATTGAGAACCAGCTTTATACCAGTATTGAAAATGGAAAACTTGACAAAGTTGAGCTCAGTTATCTTCATCAAGAAATGAGCAAAACATATGGAGAAATCAAAAAAGGGATGACAACATTCTTTGATGATGACAGAGATAAAGAAATGTTGGTTCAGTGGCGAGGCCGATTTGAAAGCAAAATCAAAGAGTTTCATGATGAACAGGTGGAAGGAGTTAAAAGAAAACTGGATGAGGTCATCCAGCAGAAGAATGCTTGTAAAAAGCTAGATGACAAGAAAACAGAGTTTGAGAACAAACTGCTACAAAAGAGCAAAGAACTTGCTCATGAGTTAAAAGACAGGGCCAAAAATGATGAGGAACTCCAAAAGCAGTTCAACAGGGTTTGGAGTGTCTGGGTTACTGATTTAACTGTAAACATAAAATCTATTGAGGACATCAAGTTGGAAGACGACCAGTTTACTATCCTGCGAGGCCTTGGTTTTGAATGGAGTCTTATAGATGATTCCAAAACCTGTGGcaattacaaaaatatatcagtgaCTGGGGATTATTCTCATTATGTAAACCCAAAGAAGAACCAAAGTCTGGGTTACAAAAGCCAACAGTGtcaaaatgagaagaaaaagcaaacacaagAACAAGGTAAATGGGACAAAATGGTTGAATAcgttgaaaataaaaaagaacagatGGTAAATTACTTTAAGGGGTCTTTATCATGTGACGAACGAAAAATGATCAGATCCTTCATTGAAGATATTGAACAACAGTCCCTTAATGCAATTAAGAGCAAACCTGTAGCTACAAGAGGCTACAGTCCAACTTACTTGCAAGAGGTggccaaaaatgtcaaagaaataGTGACAGAATTTGAATCAAAGAGTAAATATGTTCTTAAGAAGGAGTTTACAGTTGATCTCTTACTTTATGTGTTTGACAAAGCAGCGAGTTGGATTTCAGAGTCCCACAAGAAATTCAGGATGAACAATGATGCTCTCATTTATTTAGAAAGCAAGAAAATGCAATATAACAACATTTTCAAAAGCTTCTGCAAAGGAAACTCAtctgctgttgtgtttggaGAACTGATCTGTGAAAAACTGAAGGTTTCAACCGTTGAAGCTGTCTGTAACAAGACCGCCATTGATCTCGCTGGAGAGATGAGGTGCAGTTTCCCAGCATTCAAGGGGAACAGGTTGAACTTGGAGAAACATGTGTTGAAGTCACTGGCAGAGAAAGAAGACTTTGATGGTTTTATCAACTACATCCAACGCCCAAGGAGCCAAGTAGAGAGTTTCATAAAAGAGGAAGTAAAGAGATATGTCTTCACAGAACACAAAGATAAAGCACTGAATATACACAAGAAAAATGTTGAAGACATCAATAAACTTGTGAGTCAAGCTTTGTTCACTGCAACAGAGAAAGTCAAAGCtcagagaggagacacagacaTGTGGCTGAAGGAATTTTCCAGTTTGCTTAATGATGAGCTAACATTCGACACCATTTGTGCTCAAAATTTCAGTGATATAAACAAATTTGACTTTCTTAAAGAAGAGATAGAGAAAGGACTTCCATCCATCATTGAAGAGTTGAGCAGCCTCTCATTGGGTAAGATGAAGGAATTCAGGCTGAGGCCAGAACAAATCCTCATCGATCAGCTGTGTAACTGCTGCTGGGTAACGTGTCCATTCTGTGCAGCTGTTTGTACCAACACCCTGGAAAATCACAGCCCTGACGATCACAGCGTGCCTTTCCATCGATCATTTGCGGTCATTGGTACACACTTCAGAGAGTCAGTGGAGATGTGCATCGATTTCTGCACAACAAGAGTTGCAAGTGATACTTCTTTTTACATTAATGATGATTCAGATGAGACCCTTCTCTATAAAGAGTACCGTAAGGCTGGCCCAAGGTTTGCTAACTGGAGCATTACCCCTGATGGGTCTAAGCTTCCGTACTGGAAATGGTTTGTAAGTCAATTTCAAAAGCAGCTAGAAGACCACTATAAGTTGAAATTGAAGGGCCTTGGTGAAATTCCCGAAGAGTGGAATTTCTCCAAAGCAGACGCTATTAAAAGTCTGGATGAAATGTGTTAG